Proteins from one Streptomyces sp. NBC_00289 genomic window:
- a CDS encoding CBS domain-containing protein — MTTAGDIMHRGAQWIPAHETLDRAAQLMRELNVGALPISDQDERLCGILTDRDIVVGCVAMGHDPARVTAGEMAKGTPRWIEATADVGDVLREMQEHQIRRLPVIENKRLVGMISEADLARHLTEDQIASWAENVYAMSPDRS; from the coding sequence ATGACCACCGCCGGAGACATCATGCACCGTGGTGCCCAGTGGATCCCCGCCCACGAGACCCTGGACCGCGCCGCCCAGCTCATGCGCGAACTGAACGTCGGAGCCCTGCCCATCAGCGATCAGGACGAACGGCTCTGCGGCATCCTCACCGACCGTGACATCGTCGTCGGCTGCGTGGCCATGGGCCACGACCCGGCCCGCGTCACCGCGGGCGAGATGGCCAAAGGCACCCCGCGCTGGATCGAAGCGACCGCCGACGTCGGCGACGTGCTCCGCGAGATGCAGGAGCACCAGATCCGACGGCTCCCCGTCATCGAGAACAAGCGTCTGGTCGGCATGATCAGCGAGGCCGACCTCGCCCGACACCTGACGGAGGATCAGATCGCGTCCTGGGCCGAGAACGTCTACGCCATGAGCCCTGATCGCTCCTGA
- a CDS encoding magnesium and cobalt transport protein CorA: MSMAGNLRKVTSLGRVGGLRGVARLARRRPRVDLSHPARSPLGSSVVNCVTYRDGVRTPAGSDLVDAVERVRKHRDGFVWLGLHEPTDHEFAGIAELFELHPLAVEDAVEAHQRPKLERYGETLFAVFKTVCYIEHEELTATSEVVDTGEIMVFVGPDFVITVRHGRHGSLGPLREELEADARQLAKGPAAVLHAIADHVVDDYLHVTDSVQEDIDQVETDVFAENGARADPGRIYQLKRELLELKRAVVPLGRPLEDLATRPIQVVGPEIQAYFRDVSDHLHRAKEQIAAFDELLNSILQAHLAQVTVAQNEDMRKITAWAAVIAVPTMVCGVYGMNFEHMPELHWRFGYGLVMGVMSLACLALYRGFRRNGWL, encoded by the coding sequence ATGTCCATGGCAGGGAATTTGCGGAAGGTCACGAGCCTCGGCAGGGTCGGCGGCCTCCGCGGAGTGGCACGGCTGGCCCGGCGGCGCCCGCGCGTCGACCTGAGCCACCCCGCCCGGTCTCCGCTGGGCTCCTCCGTGGTGAACTGCGTGACGTACCGGGACGGCGTCCGGACCCCCGCGGGAAGTGATCTGGTCGACGCGGTGGAGCGGGTGCGCAAGCATCGGGACGGCTTCGTGTGGCTCGGCCTCCACGAACCGACGGACCACGAGTTCGCGGGCATCGCCGAGCTGTTCGAACTGCACCCCCTGGCGGTCGAGGACGCGGTCGAGGCCCATCAGCGGCCGAAGCTGGAGCGCTACGGCGAAACGCTGTTCGCGGTGTTCAAGACCGTCTGCTACATCGAGCACGAGGAGCTCACGGCGACCAGCGAGGTCGTGGACACCGGGGAGATCATGGTGTTCGTCGGCCCGGACTTCGTGATCACGGTGCGCCACGGCCGGCACGGATCCCTCGGTCCGCTGCGCGAGGAGCTGGAGGCCGACGCCCGGCAGCTCGCCAAGGGCCCGGCAGCGGTGCTGCACGCGATCGCCGATCATGTGGTCGACGACTACCTGCACGTCACCGACTCCGTGCAGGAGGACATCGACCAGGTCGAGACGGACGTGTTCGCGGAGAACGGCGCGCGGGCCGATCCCGGGCGCATTTACCAGCTCAAGCGCGAGCTCCTGGAACTGAAGCGGGCGGTGGTCCCGCTCGGCCGCCCGCTCGAGGACCTCGCCACCCGTCCGATACAGGTGGTCGGCCCGGAGATACAGGCCTACTTCCGTGACGTCTCCGACCACCTGCACCGGGCCAAGGAACAGATCGCGGCCTTCGACGAGTTGCTGAACTCGATCCTGCAGGCGCACCTCGCACAGGTGACGGTCGCCCAGAACGAGGACATGCGGAAGATCACGGCGTGGGCGGCGGTCATCGCCGTTCCGACCATGGTCTGCGGGGTGTACGGCATGAACTTCGAGCACATGCCGGAGCTCCACTGGCGGTTCGGTTACGGCCTGGTCATGGGCGTGATGTCCCTCGCCTGCCTGGCGCTGTACCGCGGCTTCCGGCGCAACGGCTGGCTCTGA